One Aggregicoccus sp. 17bor-14 genomic region harbors:
- a CDS encoding LysR family transcriptional regulator, with translation MVQLEQMRVFEAVVAAGSFSRAALQLGVSVSRVSRTVEALEGELGALLLQRTTRSMALTEAGALFRERARRLVSEAEALQRSVSDQARAPQGTVRVSVSNLLGQLHVLPLVPELLALHPGLTLALDLSDRVVDLSAEGFDVAIRIGPLADTSHVARRLGSTDRQWLCAAPSYLAAHGIPRHEQELEQHRAVLVTNGALEPYPWYVRRKGRKARPLRLPARALVSQPLAYKDLLVAGLGLGLVYDWAVEREVSAGTLQRVLPEVDLSYEPEPGGEIFLLYAKDRFASPRVRAVVDFFSRRLRAILSRAPA, from the coding sequence ATGGTTCAGCTCGAGCAGATGCGCGTCTTCGAGGCGGTGGTGGCCGCAGGCAGCTTCTCGCGCGCGGCGCTGCAGCTCGGGGTGTCGGTGTCGCGGGTCTCGCGCACGGTGGAGGCGCTCGAGGGCGAGCTGGGTGCGCTCCTGCTGCAGCGCACGACGCGCAGCATGGCGCTGACGGAGGCCGGAGCGCTGTTTCGCGAGCGGGCCCGGCGGCTGGTGAGCGAGGCGGAGGCGCTGCAGCGCAGCGTCTCGGACCAGGCGCGCGCGCCGCAGGGCACGGTGCGGGTGAGCGTCTCCAACCTGCTGGGGCAGCTCCACGTGCTGCCGCTCGTCCCCGAGCTGCTCGCGCTGCACCCGGGCCTCACCCTCGCCCTGGACCTGAGCGACCGGGTGGTGGACCTCTCCGCCGAGGGCTTCGACGTGGCGATCCGCATCGGGCCGCTCGCGGACACGTCGCACGTGGCGCGCAGGCTCGGCTCCACGGACCGGCAGTGGCTGTGCGCGGCACCCAGCTACCTCGCGGCCCACGGTATTCCGCGCCACGAGCAGGAGCTGGAGCAGCACCGAGCAGTGCTCGTCACCAACGGCGCGCTCGAGCCCTACCCCTGGTACGTGCGCCGCAAGGGCCGCAAGGCCCGCCCCCTGCGCCTTCCCGCGAGGGCCCTGGTGTCCCAGCCCCTCGCGTACAAGGATCTGCTCGTCGCGGGCCTGGGATTGGGCCTGGTCTACGACTGGGCGGTGGAGCGGGAGGTGAGCGCCGGCACCCTGCAGCGGGTGCTCCCCGAGGTGGACCTCTCCTACGAGCCGGAGCCCGGAGGGGAGATCTTCCTGCTGTACGCAAAGGACCGCTTCGCCTCGCCGCGGGTGCGCGCAGTCGTGGACTTCTTCTCGCGGCGCCTGCGCGCCATCCTCTCGCGCGCCCCGGCCTAG
- a CDS encoding G1 family glutamic endopeptidase, whose amino-acid sequence MKRGAKAKESVVRTYAAPPRGFDASKASERTRLRYGIPPRPREAPLQQYFDRVLSAPLTVVVPKFRRQPGVAGPLDLPLAPALPPQRHNHMGGATVTAPAAQGTMRWIQGTWTLPHIYQAPVDANAQGCSTWMGLFGESSTSNLFAGWDIRVARSGAQLQYSYGVWWQWSPGSRHAVTNLPAEPGDVLSCVICLDLGSHVRARLYFHNLTRRTVSTFFVTAPSGTELTADTAGWAVGNMIIDFDGPFVARFGAYYFDECNAGTTDSPVIHHPEQPVFLTNLDGTQDQAIPSILSDTMVRIAYAGP is encoded by the coding sequence GTGAAGCGGGGAGCGAAGGCGAAGGAATCCGTCGTCCGCACCTACGCCGCGCCGCCCCGCGGCTTCGACGCGAGCAAGGCCAGCGAGCGCACCCGCCTGCGCTACGGCATCCCGCCCCGCCCGCGCGAGGCTCCGCTGCAGCAGTACTTCGACCGCGTGCTCTCGGCGCCCCTCACCGTGGTGGTGCCGAAGTTCCGGAGGCAGCCCGGTGTCGCCGGCCCGCTGGACCTGCCGCTCGCCCCGGCCCTGCCGCCCCAGCGCCACAACCACATGGGCGGCGCCACGGTGACGGCGCCCGCGGCGCAGGGGACGATGCGCTGGATCCAGGGCACCTGGACCCTCCCGCACATCTACCAGGCGCCCGTGGACGCGAACGCACAGGGCTGCTCCACGTGGATGGGCCTCTTCGGCGAGAGCTCCACGAGCAACCTCTTCGCGGGCTGGGACATCCGGGTGGCGCGCTCCGGCGCTCAGCTGCAGTACAGCTACGGGGTGTGGTGGCAGTGGTCGCCCGGGTCACGCCACGCCGTCACCAACCTGCCGGCCGAGCCGGGCGACGTGCTCTCGTGCGTCATCTGCCTCGACCTGGGCTCGCACGTGCGCGCGCGGCTCTACTTCCACAACCTCACCCGCCGCACCGTCTCCACCTTCTTCGTCACCGCGCCCTCGGGCACCGAGCTCACCGCGGACACCGCGGGCTGGGCGGTGGGGAACATGATCATCGACTTCGACGGGCCCTTCGTCGCCCGCTTCGGCGCGTACTACTTCGACGAGTGCAACGCGGGCACCACGGACAGCCCCGTCATCCACCACCCCGAACAGCCCGTGTTCCTCACCAACCTGGACGGCACCCAGGACCAGGCCATCCCGAGCATCCTCTCGGACACGATGGTGCGCATCGCGTACGCGGGACCCTGA
- a CDS encoding DNA/RNA non-specific endonuclease, giving the protein MDANGLKSFAFHRHGQAELAASLRPPPLAGIEPGGDALPFSALGAEAAARRYLSRAFESERLPSLEPVSVAGQASELQTLGTEVLPLTGTRTVKFRQVLSRIPVYGSLVTVELDQGNELLAINSNLGEPAGVDPVARLSPAQAMDVVAQKAGERARQAVPRLHYYFEPGARRWHLAYVAENVWTREGTLFDFVVDAHDGSLVAALPRNQSALEPRPGTGGNGKGLPLPLGEPPALPRTPAAPAPADDSGLEEARDGRGQLRRFGASTEGARKQLHDARFNVHTYDFGFRDLLTDDKGLPGSYVELPPEPWSSAGVSAHANAVEVARFLREVLKREGLDNAGGPLISSIQCAWGGSGPGTEWRNAAWIGTQMVYGQRKVGEELVSYAVALDVVAHEILHGLTDHSARLLYAGMSGALNESYSDIFGILVSNLAVADRERWSWEMGEELDASGVPIRDLRDPTRCGQPAHMDEYRQLPVDRPHDWGGVHVNSGIHNRAAYLLLSAKDAAGDWCFSPAQVAALFYIALTQYLSRTSGFGDSRRGVELAARSLFRQDPALEEKLAAVAAAFDGVGIREGLQTPTLPAPAPAASAPDDAGGLAGLEVMLAAAPSLVIPYDPDFLGGGFQVPLPMLTARLREDAFEKGRVLDYVHYSLAMNARRRTALFSACNVDASRMVRMGREGMPWLLDPRLPASAQLGPIYYANNAWDRGHLTRRQDALWGPVRVAREANAATFYYANAAPQHENFNQDEWAALEDWVLERAADVSYRLCVITGPVLQDDDPPLRDAQIPAAFWKVVALRDATADGDDLSVVAFLMKQAPMEKDKVGRELLHLKRYQVTVAAVEEWTGLDFGALRDADELAWSPLALAGAEPLQVFRPIERPEDIVFSGSRRRAAGGQIQPLRAAAPQPPRPGSFVH; this is encoded by the coding sequence CCCGGCGGCGATGCGCTCCCCTTCTCCGCACTGGGCGCCGAGGCCGCCGCGCGCCGCTACCTGAGCCGGGCATTCGAGAGCGAGCGCCTCCCCTCGCTCGAGCCGGTGAGCGTGGCGGGCCAGGCGAGCGAGCTGCAGACGCTGGGCACCGAGGTGCTGCCCCTCACCGGGACGCGCACGGTGAAGTTCCGCCAGGTGCTCTCGCGCATCCCGGTGTACGGCTCGCTCGTCACAGTGGAGCTGGACCAGGGCAACGAGCTGCTCGCCATCAACTCGAACCTCGGCGAGCCCGCGGGCGTGGACCCGGTGGCGCGCCTCTCGCCCGCGCAGGCGATGGACGTGGTGGCGCAGAAGGCCGGCGAGCGCGCGCGCCAGGCGGTGCCGCGGCTGCACTACTACTTCGAGCCGGGCGCGCGCCGCTGGCACCTCGCGTACGTGGCCGAGAACGTCTGGACGCGCGAGGGCACCCTCTTCGACTTCGTGGTGGACGCGCACGACGGCAGCCTGGTCGCGGCGCTGCCGCGCAACCAGAGCGCGCTCGAGCCGCGGCCCGGCACCGGCGGCAACGGCAAGGGCCTCCCGCTGCCGCTCGGTGAGCCGCCCGCGCTGCCGCGCACCCCGGCCGCCCCCGCTCCGGCGGATGACTCCGGCCTGGAGGAGGCGCGCGACGGGCGCGGCCAGCTGCGGCGCTTCGGCGCGAGCACCGAGGGCGCGCGCAAGCAGCTGCACGACGCGCGCTTCAACGTGCACACCTACGACTTCGGCTTCCGCGACCTGCTCACCGACGACAAGGGGCTGCCGGGCAGCTACGTGGAGCTACCTCCCGAGCCCTGGAGCAGCGCCGGCGTGAGCGCGCACGCGAACGCGGTGGAGGTGGCGCGCTTCCTGCGCGAGGTGCTCAAGCGCGAGGGGCTGGACAACGCGGGAGGGCCGCTCATCTCCAGCATCCAGTGCGCGTGGGGAGGCTCGGGGCCGGGCACCGAGTGGCGCAACGCCGCGTGGATCGGCACCCAGATGGTGTACGGCCAGCGCAAGGTGGGCGAGGAGCTGGTCTCCTACGCGGTGGCGCTGGACGTCGTCGCGCACGAGATACTGCACGGCCTCACCGACCACAGCGCGCGCCTCCTCTACGCAGGCATGAGCGGCGCGCTCAACGAGAGCTACTCGGACATCTTCGGCATCCTCGTCTCGAACCTCGCCGTCGCGGACCGCGAGCGCTGGAGCTGGGAGATGGGCGAGGAGCTGGACGCCTCGGGCGTGCCCATCCGCGACCTGCGCGACCCCACGCGCTGCGGCCAGCCCGCGCACATGGACGAGTACCGGCAGCTGCCGGTGGACCGCCCGCACGACTGGGGCGGCGTGCACGTGAACAGCGGCATCCACAACCGCGCGGCCTACCTGCTGCTCAGCGCGAAGGACGCGGCCGGCGACTGGTGCTTCTCGCCCGCGCAGGTAGCGGCCCTCTTCTACATCGCGCTCACCCAGTACCTCTCGCGCACCTCGGGCTTCGGCGACAGCCGGCGCGGCGTGGAGCTCGCCGCGCGCAGCCTCTTCCGCCAGGACCCCGCGCTCGAGGAGAAGCTCGCCGCAGTGGCCGCCGCCTTCGACGGCGTGGGCATCCGCGAGGGCCTGCAGACCCCCACCCTCCCCGCTCCGGCTCCGGCCGCGAGCGCGCCGGATGACGCGGGCGGGCTCGCGGGGCTCGAGGTGATGCTCGCCGCGGCGCCCTCGCTGGTGATTCCCTACGACCCGGACTTCCTCGGGGGCGGCTTCCAGGTGCCCCTGCCCATGCTGACGGCGCGCCTGCGCGAGGACGCCTTCGAGAAGGGCCGCGTGCTCGACTACGTGCACTACTCGCTCGCGATGAATGCGCGCAGGCGTACGGCGCTGTTCAGCGCGTGCAACGTGGACGCCTCTCGCATGGTGCGCATGGGGCGCGAGGGGATGCCCTGGCTGCTGGACCCGCGCCTGCCAGCCTCCGCGCAGCTCGGCCCCATCTACTACGCGAACAACGCGTGGGACCGCGGCCACCTCACCCGGCGCCAGGATGCGCTGTGGGGGCCGGTGCGGGTGGCGCGCGAGGCGAACGCCGCGACCTTCTATTACGCGAACGCGGCGCCCCAGCACGAGAACTTCAACCAGGACGAGTGGGCGGCGCTGGAGGACTGGGTGCTCGAGCGCGCGGCGGACGTCTCCTACCGCCTGTGCGTCATCACCGGGCCGGTGCTGCAGGACGACGATCCACCGCTGCGCGACGCGCAGATCCCCGCGGCCTTCTGGAAGGTGGTCGCCCTGCGCGACGCGACGGCGGACGGAGACGACCTCTCCGTGGTGGCCTTCCTCATGAAGCAGGCCCCGATGGAGAAGGACAAGGTGGGGCGCGAGCTGCTGCACCTCAAGCGCTACCAGGTCACCGTGGCAGCAGTGGAGGAGTGGACGGGGCTGGACTTCGGGGCGCTGCGCGATGCGGACGAGCTGGCCTGGTCGCCGCTCGCCCTCGCCGGCGCCGAGCCCTTGCAGGTGTTCCGCCCCATCGAGCGCCCCGAGGACATCGTCTTCAGCGGCTCGCGCCGCCGCGCCGCGGGAGGCCAGATTCAGCCGCTGCGCGCCGCCGCACCGCAGCCGCCCCGGCCCGGCAGCTTCGTGCACTGA
- a CDS encoding alkaline phosphatase — protein sequence MTSGFTRRSILKSIVVVSAASAGSGLLSACSDDSNGGGELQSGERYFPQSVASGDPKPNSVVLWVRGVNPDRKEDLSLRLEVSKSNTFDQLVVDAQGLQALQQHDGCLRVRVENLEPRTTYYYRFTHERDGVRYATVAGRTRTAPAEGSDTPVRFAVANCQDYIGRYYNAYQRLLQLDTDLDFVLCVGDYVYETSGDPSFQSGGAASRRITFSEPVGAIPVGSGASAYLAASTLSNYRDLYRTYRSDKVLQKVHELYPFIVIWDDHEFADDSWGATATYFDGLKDETDAERRGNAEQAFFEYLPIDTGTAGNGGALETTRDQLYPNTKLWRRFGFGKHLDLVITDYRSYRPDHLIPEEAFPGTVVMDQATLNAVAPGLVGTLPAATFAYVDIDEPQYANQKALVAQAVEGLFTAAYQKAGLIGQEARAKAQAAVKGKLALQYVNGVLAQLGQAPIDPSGKEKGVAYVHFAKLNAFSDVGSRYFAVKPLYDLYAGYLYARTQGKSENVLGAEQQAWLYEQLGNTASTWRAVVSSVSLTSMPLDLSQKTDLGLDLLKQNFYFDVDQWDGFPNRRAELLGQLKAKGAQNTLFLSGDIHAAFVSKIDAAKSNMALTAPAITSAPIRTLIGNAVQNTGLPTGKGTPFYGYVVTGLDQTLRDSNPDIVYTNTDHHGFVLVELGAQEAKATFHLIPEAEVGTDYSTREGELAAKFTTQVFTFPNTRTA from the coding sequence ATGACCTCAGGCTTCACGCGGCGATCGATTCTCAAGAGCATCGTGGTGGTGAGCGCGGCGAGCGCCGGCAGCGGCCTGCTGAGCGCATGCAGCGACGACAGCAACGGCGGCGGCGAGCTGCAGTCCGGCGAGCGCTACTTCCCGCAGTCGGTGGCCTCCGGCGACCCGAAGCCGAACAGCGTGGTGCTGTGGGTGCGCGGCGTGAACCCGGACCGCAAGGAGGACCTCTCGCTGCGGCTCGAGGTCTCCAAGAGCAACACCTTCGACCAGCTGGTGGTGGACGCGCAGGGCCTGCAGGCGCTGCAGCAGCACGACGGCTGCCTGCGCGTGCGCGTGGAGAACCTGGAGCCGCGCACGACCTACTACTACCGCTTCACCCACGAGCGTGACGGCGTGCGCTACGCCACCGTGGCGGGCCGCACCCGCACCGCGCCCGCCGAGGGCTCGGACACGCCGGTGCGCTTCGCCGTCGCCAACTGCCAGGACTACATCGGCCGCTACTACAACGCCTACCAGCGCCTGCTGCAGCTGGACACGGACCTGGACTTCGTCCTGTGCGTGGGCGACTACGTGTACGAGACCAGCGGCGACCCGAGCTTCCAGAGCGGCGGCGCGGCCTCGCGGCGCATCACCTTCAGCGAGCCGGTGGGCGCCATCCCCGTGGGCAGCGGCGCGAGCGCGTACCTCGCGGCCTCGACCCTGAGCAACTACCGCGACCTGTACCGCACCTACCGCTCGGACAAGGTCCTGCAGAAGGTGCACGAGCTCTACCCCTTCATCGTCATCTGGGACGACCACGAGTTCGCGGACGACTCGTGGGGCGCCACCGCCACCTACTTCGACGGCCTCAAGGACGAGACCGACGCGGAGCGCCGCGGCAACGCCGAGCAGGCCTTCTTCGAGTACCTGCCCATCGACACCGGCACCGCCGGCAACGGCGGCGCGCTCGAGACGACGCGCGACCAGCTCTACCCGAACACCAAGCTCTGGCGCCGCTTCGGCTTCGGCAAGCACCTGGACCTGGTCATCACCGACTACCGCAGCTACCGCCCGGACCACCTCATCCCCGAGGAGGCCTTCCCCGGCACGGTGGTGATGGACCAGGCCACGCTCAACGCGGTGGCGCCCGGCCTGGTGGGCACGCTGCCCGCCGCGACCTTCGCGTACGTGGACATCGACGAGCCGCAGTACGCGAACCAGAAGGCCCTGGTCGCGCAGGCGGTGGAGGGGCTCTTCACCGCGGCGTACCAGAAGGCCGGGCTCATCGGGCAGGAGGCGCGCGCGAAGGCGCAGGCGGCCGTGAAGGGCAAGCTCGCGCTGCAGTACGTGAACGGCGTGCTCGCGCAGCTGGGCCAGGCGCCCATCGACCCCAGCGGCAAGGAGAAGGGCGTCGCGTACGTGCACTTCGCCAAGCTCAACGCCTTCAGCGACGTGGGCTCGCGCTACTTCGCCGTGAAGCCGCTCTACGACCTGTACGCGGGCTACCTCTACGCGCGCACGCAGGGCAAGAGCGAGAACGTGCTCGGCGCCGAGCAGCAGGCCTGGCTCTACGAGCAGCTGGGCAACACCGCCAGCACCTGGCGCGCGGTGGTCAGCTCCGTGTCGCTCACCAGCATGCCCCTGGACCTCAGCCAGAAGACCGACCTGGGCCTGGACCTGCTCAAGCAGAACTTCTACTTCGACGTGGACCAGTGGGACGGCTTCCCCAACCGCCGCGCCGAGCTGCTCGGGCAGCTGAAGGCGAAGGGCGCGCAGAACACGCTCTTCCTCTCCGGGGACATCCACGCCGCCTTCGTGAGCAAGATCGACGCGGCCAAGAGCAACATGGCGCTCACCGCCCCGGCCATTACGTCAGCGCCCATCCGCACGCTCATCGGCAACGCGGTGCAGAACACCGGCCTGCCCACCGGCAAGGGCACGCCCTTCTACGGCTACGTGGTCACCGGGCTGGACCAGACGCTGCGGGACAGCAACCCGGACATCGTCTACACGAACACCGACCACCACGGCTTCGTGCTGGTGGAGCTGGGCGCGCAGGAGGCCAAGGCCACCTTCCACCTCATCCCCGAGGCCGAGGTGGGCACCGACTACTCCACGCGCGAAGGCGAGCTCGCGGCGAAGTTCACGACGCAGGTGTTCACCTTCCCCAACACGCGCACGGCGTAG
- a CDS encoding SDR family NAD(P)-dependent oxidoreductase produces MVQLLQDKVCLITGATSGIGEAAARLFAAQGARVVLAGRRVERGEALAAELRRSGAQALFVAADVAVEAQVDALVGRAVSEFGRLDAAFNNAGTEGRFAPLPESTADDFDALVATNLRGTWLSMRAQAKQLLAQGTGGAIVSTSSWLAQGGFAGSSLYSATKGGIDALSRAAAVELAAHRVRVNTVQPGYIVTEMFRRFLDPEDRVAGRPFLEATPARRYGQPEEVAALAAWLCSDAAAYVTGQSIAVDGGLTVPGNRPPL; encoded by the coding sequence ATGGTGCAGCTGCTGCAGGACAAGGTGTGTCTCATAACGGGTGCAACGTCGGGCATCGGCGAGGCTGCTGCGCGGCTCTTCGCGGCCCAGGGAGCCCGGGTGGTGCTGGCCGGCAGGCGGGTGGAGCGCGGCGAGGCGCTTGCCGCGGAGCTGCGCCGCTCCGGTGCGCAGGCGCTGTTCGTCGCCGCGGACGTGGCCGTGGAGGCGCAGGTGGACGCGCTGGTGGGCCGGGCGGTGAGCGAGTTCGGACGCCTGGACGCCGCCTTCAACAACGCCGGCACGGAGGGCCGCTTCGCGCCGCTCCCGGAGAGCACCGCGGACGACTTCGATGCGCTCGTCGCGACCAACCTGCGCGGCACCTGGTTGAGCATGCGCGCGCAGGCGAAGCAACTGCTCGCCCAGGGCACGGGCGGCGCCATCGTGAGCACCTCCTCCTGGCTCGCGCAGGGGGGCTTCGCCGGGAGCAGCCTCTACTCGGCGACCAAGGGCGGCATCGATGCGCTCTCGCGCGCGGCGGCCGTCGAGCTCGCCGCGCACCGGGTGCGGGTGAACACGGTGCAGCCGGGCTACATCGTGACCGAGATGTTCCGGCGCTTCCTCGACCCGGAGGACCGCGTGGCCGGCCGCCCCTTCCTCGAGGCGACGCCCGCCCGGCGCTACGGCCAGCCCGAGGAGGTGGCGGCGCTCGCCGCGTGGCTGTGCTCGGACGCCGCCGCGTACGTCACGGGACAGAGCATCGCGGTGGACGGAGGGCTCACCGTGCCCGGCAACCGCCCGCCGCTCTGA
- a CDS encoding amidohydrolase family protein: MRALLPALLLLCLGAHAQPAAPAPAPGPPAPLLLRPARVFDGESVHEGWAVLVRGERIEAVGPAASVKAPAGAQTVELPGSTLLPGLIEGHSHLLLHPYNETPWNDQVLKESLTVRVARATQHARATLMAGFTTVRDLGTEGAGDADVGLKQAIQQGIIPGPRMYVVTRALVASGSYGPKGYAAEWEVPQGAEEADGVDALVRAVRRQIGAGADWIKVYADYRWGPRGEARPTFSQEELALIVQTAKSAGRPVAVHASTAEGIRRAVLAGVETVEHADDATPEVLRLMASRKVILCPTLAAGDAIQQYRGWKKGQDPEPESVRLKRESFRAALQAGVPICAGSDVGVFAHGDNARELELMGAYGMSPVQVLRAATLVNARMLHEEARLGQVKAGLLADLLAVDGDPTKDLSALRRVRLVMKGGAVVRREP; encoded by the coding sequence ATGCGCGCCCTCCTCCCCGCCCTGCTGCTGCTCTGCCTCGGTGCCCACGCCCAGCCTGCCGCCCCGGCCCCCGCTCCGGGGCCTCCCGCGCCGCTGCTGCTTCGCCCCGCGCGCGTGTTCGACGGCGAGAGCGTGCACGAGGGCTGGGCGGTGCTGGTGCGCGGCGAGCGCATCGAGGCGGTGGGGCCGGCGGCGAGCGTGAAGGCGCCCGCGGGCGCGCAGACGGTGGAGCTGCCCGGCAGCACGCTCTTGCCCGGGCTCATCGAGGGCCACAGCCACCTGCTGCTGCACCCGTACAACGAGACGCCGTGGAACGACCAGGTGCTCAAGGAGAGCCTCACGGTGCGCGTGGCGCGCGCGACGCAGCACGCGCGGGCGACCCTGATGGCGGGCTTCACCACGGTTCGCGACCTGGGCACCGAGGGCGCGGGGGATGCGGACGTGGGGCTGAAGCAGGCGATTCAGCAGGGCATCATCCCGGGGCCGCGCATGTACGTGGTCACGCGCGCGCTGGTGGCGAGCGGCTCTTACGGCCCCAAGGGCTACGCGGCGGAGTGGGAGGTGCCGCAGGGCGCGGAGGAGGCGGACGGCGTGGACGCGCTGGTGCGCGCGGTGCGCCGGCAGATCGGCGCGGGCGCGGACTGGATCAAGGTCTACGCGGACTACCGCTGGGGCCCGCGCGGCGAGGCGCGCCCCACCTTCTCGCAGGAGGAGCTCGCGCTCATCGTGCAGACGGCGAAGAGCGCCGGGCGCCCGGTGGCGGTGCACGCGAGCACCGCGGAGGGCATCCGCCGCGCGGTGCTCGCCGGCGTGGAGACGGTGGAGCACGCCGACGACGCCACGCCCGAGGTGCTGCGCCTGATGGCCAGCCGCAAGGTCATCCTCTGCCCCACGCTCGCCGCAGGGGACGCCATCCAGCAGTACCGCGGCTGGAAGAAGGGGCAGGACCCCGAGCCCGAGTCCGTGCGCCTCAAGCGCGAGTCCTTCCGCGCCGCGCTGCAGGCGGGCGTCCCCATCTGCGCCGGCAGCGACGTGGGCGTGTTCGCGCACGGCGACAACGCGCGCGAGCTCGAGCTGATGGGCGCCTACGGGATGAGCCCGGTGCAGGTGCTGCGCGCGGCCACGCTCGTCAACGCGCGCATGCTGCACGAGGAGGCGCGCCTCGGGCAGGTGAAGGCGGGGCTGCTCGCGGACCTGCTCGCCGTGGACGGAGACCCCACGAAGGACCTCTCCGCGCTGCGGCGCGTGCGCCTGGTGATGAAGGGCGGCGCGGTGGTGCGCCGCGAGCCCTGA